One window of Medicago truncatula cultivar Jemalong A17 chromosome 2, MtrunA17r5.0-ANR, whole genome shotgun sequence genomic DNA carries:
- the LOC11425146 gene encoding cytochrome P450 89A2, which produces MEPWFIVLVTLCIIFLIRAILSLFTTTIPLPPGPLHIPIITNFQLLQKSISQLEPFLKTLHAKHGPIITVHIGSRPSIFINDHTLAHHVLVQNSSIFSDRPTALPTSKMLSSNQHNINTAYYGPTWRTLRRNLASEMLHPSKLKSFSEIRKWVLRTLINRLKTASESELTDSIKVMPHFKYAMFSLLVFMCFGERVNDEKISDIERVQRKIMLNFGRFNKLNFWPKVTRILLRNQWEEFLKLLKDQEDVLLPLIRARKQVKESKLNNINTVVSYADTLLELEWPEEKRKLSENEMVNLCSEFLNGGTDTTSTSLQWIMANVVKYPEVQGRLVEEIREVMGGDENGEKEEVKEEDLQKLRYLKCVVLEGLRRHPPGKFPLPHAVKEDVVLDGYLVPKNGTVNFLLAEMALDPRVWEDPLEFKPERFLKDETFDITGSKEIKMMPFGAGRRICPGLNLALLHLEYFVANLVWNFDWKVPEGGHVDLTEIQEFTMVMKNPLQVHISPRI; this is translated from the coding sequence ATGGAACCATGGTTCATTGTCCTCGTTACTCTTTGCATCATCTTCCTTATCAGAGCCATCCTCTCCTTATTCACAACCACCATACCCCTCCCTCCCGGCCCTCTACACATCCCCATCATCACAAACTTCCAATTGCTCCAAAAATCAATCTCCCAACTTGAACCTTTTCTCAAAACTCTCCATGCCAAACATGGTCCTATCATCACTGTCCATATCGGTTCTCGACCTTCCATTTTCATTAACGACCATACTCTGGCCCACCATGTTCTCGTTCAAAACTCATCCATCTTCTCTGATCGCCCTACAGCTCTTCCTACTTCCAAAATGTTGTCCAGCAACCAACACAACATCAACACCGCTTATTATGGCCCAACATGGCGTACCCTTCGTCGTAACCTTGCTTCCGAGATGCTTCATCCATCCAAACTCAAATCGTTCTCAGAAATTCGGAAGTGGGTCTTACGCACTCTCATCAATCGTCTCAAAACTGCATCAGAATCGGAACTAACGGATTCTATTAAGGTTATGCCACACTTCAAATATGCTATGTTCTCTTTActtgtttttatgtgttttgGTGAAAGAGTTAACGATGAGAAAATCAGTGATATTGAGCGTGTACAAAGGAAGATTATGTTAAATTTTGGCAGATTCAATAAACTGAACTTCTGGCCGAAAGTTACAAGGATTTTGTTGCGTAACCAATGGGAGGAGTTTTTGAAGTTACTTAAGGATCAAGAGGATGTTCTGCTTCCGCTGATAAGAGCAAGGAAGCAAGTTAAGGAGAGTAAATTGAACAATATTAATACTGTTGTTTCATATGCAGATACTCTCTTAGAGTTAGAGTGGCCTGAGGAGAAACGGAAGCTGAGTGAGAATGAAATGGTTAATCTTTGTTCAGAGTTTTTGAACGGTGGGACAGACACTACTTCCACTAGTTTGCAGTGGATTATGGCGAATGTAGTGAAGTACCCAGAAGTGCAGGGGAGGCTTGTGGAGGAGATTCGGGAGGTGATGGGTGGTGATGAAAATGGAGAGAAGGAGGAAGTGAAAGAGGAAGACTTGCAGAAACTTCGGTATTTGAAGTGTGTGGTTTTGGAAGGGTTGAGGCGTCATCCACCGGGGAAATTTCCGTTGCCACACGCGGTGAAAGAGGATGTGGTTTTGGACGGTTATTTGGTGCCTAAAAACGGGACGGTGAATTTCTTGCTGGCGGAGATGGCGTTGGATCCTCGTGTTTGGGAGGACCCGTTGGAGTTTAAGCCAGAAAGGTTTTTGAAGGATGAGACTTTTGACATTACAGGAAGTAAAGAGATAAAGATGATGCCGTTTGGAGCTGGAAGAAGAATTTGTCCCGGACTTAATTTAGCTTTGCTCCATTTGGAATATTTTGTGGCTAACTTGGTTTGGAATTTCGATTGGAAGGTTCCAGAGGGCGGGCATGTTGATTTGACGGAAATACAAGAATTCACCATGGTGATGAAAAATCCATTGCAAGTTCATATTTCTCCTAGGATATAG
- the LOC11423596 gene encoding cytochrome P450 89A2, giving the protein MICLYKCSSFSFFVSQIYPSPQKSKVAPNFYTMETWFIVLITLCIIFLIGVILASFTTTVPFPPGPPHIPILTNIQLLRKPSSQLEPFLKTLHAKHGPIITLHIGSRPSIFIDDHALAHHVLVQNSDIYSDRPKAFPTSKMLSSNQHNISSGFYGPTWRTLRRNLASEILHPSKTKSFSEIRKWVLHTLINRLKTASESADSVTVVSPFRYAMFSLLVFMCFGERVNDENISDIERVQMTIMLNIGRFNILNFWPKVTRILLRNRWKEFLKLLKDQEDVLLPLIRARKQVKESKLNNVNTVVSYADTLLELELPEEKRKLSENEMVNLCSEFLNGGTDTTSTTLQWIMANLVKYPEVQRRLVEEIREVMGGDENGEKEEVKEEELQKLRYLKCVVLEGLRRHPPGHFLLPHAVKEDVVLNGYLVPKNGTVNFMLAEMGWDPRVWEDPMEFKPERFWKDENFDITGSKEIKMMPFEAERRICPALNLALLHLEYFVANLVWNFDWKLPEGGYVDLSEKQEFNMVMKNPLQVHISPRI; this is encoded by the coding sequence atgatTTGTTTATATAAATGCTCCTCATTCTCATTTTTTGTGTCACAGATATATCCATCCCCACAAAAGAGTAAAGTTGCACCAAACTTTTACACAATGGAAACATGGTTCATTGTCCTCATTACTCTCTGCATCATCTTCCTCATCGGAGTCATTCTTGCCTCCTTCACAACCACCGTACCCTTCCCTCCTGGCCCTCCACACATCCCCATCCTCACAAACATTCAGTTGCTCCGAAAACCATCCTCCCAACTTGAACCTTTTCTCAAAACTCTCCATGCCAAACATGGTCCTATCATCACTCTCCACATCGGTTCTCGACCTTCCATTTTCATCGATGACCATGCTCTGGCCCACCATGTTCTCGTTCAAAACTCAGACATCTACTCTGATCGCCCTAAAGCTTTTCCTACTTCCAAAATGTTGTCCAGCAACCAACACAACATCAGCTCCGGTTTTTATGGCCCAACATGGCGTACCCTCCGTCGTAACCTTGCTTCCGAGATACTTCATCCTTCCAAAACCAAATCGTTCTCAGAAATTCGGAAGTGGGTGTTACACACTCTCATCAACCGTCTCAAAACCGCATCGGAATCTGCAGATTCTGTCACGGTTGTTTCTCCCTTTCGTTATGCTATGTTTAGCTTActtgtttttatgtgttttgGTGAAAGAGTTAACGATGAGAATATCAGTGATATTGAGCGTGTGCAAATGACAATTATGTTAAATATCGGCAGATTCAATATACTGAATTTCTGGCCGAAAGTTACAAGGATTTTGTTGCGTAACCGATGGAAGGAGTTTTTGAAGTTACTTAAGGATCAAGAGGATGTTCTACTTCCGCTGATAAGAGCGAGGAAACAAGTTAAGGAGAGTAAATTGAACAATGTTAATACTGTTGTTTCGTATGCAGATACTCTTCTAGAGTTGGAGTTGCCCGAGGAGAAACGAAAGTTGAGTGAGAATGAAATGGTTAATCTTTGTTCAGAGTTTCTGAATGGTGGGACGGATACTACTTCCACTACTTTGCAATGGATTATGGCGAATTTGGTTAAGTACCCAGAAGTGCAGAGGAGGCTTGTGGAGGAGATTCGGGAGGTGATGGGTGGTGATGAGAATGGAGAGAAGGAGGAAGTGAAAGAGGAAGAATTGCAGAAACTTCGGTATTTGAAATGTGTTGTTTTGGAAGGGTTGAGGCGTCATCCACCGGGGCATTTTCTGTTGCCACACGCGGTGAAAGAGGATGTGGTTTTGAACGGTTATTTGGTGCCTAAAAATGGGACGGTGAATTTCATGCTGGCGGAGATGGGGTGGGATCCTCGTGTTTGGGAGGATCCAATGGAGTTTAAGCCAGAAAGGTTTTGGAAGGATGAGAATTTTGACATTACAGGGAGTAAGGAGATAAAGATGATGCCGTTTGAAGCTGAAAGGAGAATTTGTCCTGCACTTAATTTAGCTTTGCTCCATTTAGAATATTTTGTGGCTAATTTGGTTTGGAATTTCGATTGGAAGCTTCCAGAGGGCGGCTATGTTGATTTGTCGGAAAAACAAGAATTCAATATGGTGATGAAAAATCCATTGCAAGTTCATATTTCTCCTAGGATATAG
- the LOC11418842 gene encoding cytochrome P450 89A2, translated as METWFIVLVTLCIIFLIRAILSFFTTTVPLPPGPLHIPIITNFQLLQKSISQLEPFLKTLHAKHGPIITVHIGSRPSIFINDHALAHHVLVQNSAIFSDRPVALPTSIMLSSNQHNISSAFYGPTWRTLRRNLASEMLHPSKTKSFSEIRKWVLHTLINRLKTASESEDSITVVSHFRYAVFCLLVFMCFGERVNDEKISDIERVQRTILLNISRFNILNFWPKGTRILLRNRWEEFLKLLKDQEDVLLPLIRARKQVKESKLNNDNTVVSYADTLLELELPEEKRKLSENEMVNLCSEFLNGGTDTTSTALQWIMANLVKYPEVQGRLVEEIREVMVSDDNGEKEEVKEENLQKLRYLKCVVLEGLRRHPPGHFVLAHTVKEDVVLNGYLVPKNGTVNFMLSEMAWDPRVWEDPMEFKPERFLKDETFDIIGSKEIKMMPFGAGRRICPGLNLALLHLEYFVANLVWNFNWQLPEGGHVDLSEKDEFTMVMKNPLQVHISPRV; from the coding sequence ATGGAAACATGGTTCATCGTCCTCGTTACGCTATGCATCATCTTCCTTATCAGAGCCATCCTCTCCTTCTTCACAACCACCGTACCCCTCCCTCCCGGCCCTCTACACATCCCCATCATCACAAACTTCCAATTGCTCCAAAAATCAATCTCCCAACTTGAACCTTTTCTCAAAACTCTCCATGCCAAACATGGTCCTATCATCACTGTCCATATCGGTTCTCGACCTTCCATTTTCATCAACGACCATGCTCTGGCTCACCATGTTCTCGTTCAAAACTCAGCCATCTTCTCGGATCGCCCCGTAGCTCTTCCTACTTCCATAATGTTGTCCAGCAACCAACACAACATCAGCTCCGCTTTTTATGGCCCAACATGGCGTACCCTCCGTCGTAACCTTGCTTCCGAGATGCTTCATCCATCCAAAACCAAATCGTTCTCAGAAATTCGGAAGTGGGTCTTACACACTCTCATCAACCGTCTCAAAACTGCATCGGAATCTGAGGATTCTATTACGGTCGTTTCTCACTTTCGTTATGCTGTATTTTGTTTActtgtttttatgtgttttgGTGAAAGAGTTAACGATGAGAAAATCAGTGATATTGAGCGTGTACAAAGGACAATTCTGTTGAATATTAGCAGATTCAATATACTGAATTTTTGGCCGAAAGGTACAAGGATTTTGTTGCGTAACCGATGGGAGGAGTTTTTGAAGTTACTTAAGGATCAAGAGGATGTTCTGCTTCCGCTGATAAGAGCAAGGAAGCAAGTTAAGGAGAGTAAATTGAACAATGATAATACAGTTGTTTCGTATGCAGATACTCTTTTAGAGTTGGAGTTGCCCGAGGAGAAACGAAAGTTGAGTGAGAATGAAATGGTTAATCTTTGTTCGGAGTTTTTGAACGGTGGGACGGATACTACTTCCACTGCTTTGCAGTGGATTATGGCGAATTTGGTGAAGTACCCGGAAGTGCAGGGGAGGCTTGTGGAGGAGATTCGTGAGGTGATGGTTAGTGATGACAATGGAGAGAAGGAGGAAGTGAAAGAGGAAAACTTGCAGAAACTTCGATATTTGAAGTGCGTGGTTTTGGAAGGGTTGAGGCGTCATCCACCAGGGCATTTTGTGTTGGCACACACGGTGAAAGAGGATGTGGTTTTGAACGGTTATTTGGTGCCTAAAAATGGGACGGTGAATTTCATGCTGTCGGAGATGGCGTGGGATCCTCGTGTTTGGGAGGATCCAATGGAGTTTAAGCCAGAAAGGTTTTTGAAGGATGAGACTTTTGATATTATAGGGAGTAAAGAGATAAAGATGATGCCGTTTGGAGCTGGAAGGAGAATTTGTCCCGGACTTAATTTAGCTTTGCTCCATTTGGAATATTTTGTGGCTAACTTGGTTTGGAATTTCAATTGGCAGCTTCCGGAGGGTGGCCATGTTGATTTGTCGGAAAAAGATGAATTCACTATGGTGATGAAAAATCCATTGCAAGTTCATATTTCTCCTAGGGTATAG
- the LOC11419797 gene encoding cytochrome P450 89A2, giving the protein METWFIVLITLCIIFLVKAILSSFTTTVPLPPSPPHIPIITSIQWLRKSFSQLEPFLKTLHAKHGPIINLNIGSRPSIYISDRALAHHALVQNSSLFSDRPKALPSHKLISSNQHNISAAFYGPTWCTLRRNLASEMLHPSKIKSFSEIRKWVLHTLINRLKIASESTDYVTVIPHFHYAMFCLLVFMCFGERVNDEKINDIERVQRTLLLKVSRFNILHFWPKVAWILLRKQWEELLMLRRDQEDVLLPLIRGRKQVKETKLNNANTVVSYVDTLLELELPMEKRKLTEDEMVSLCSEFLNAGTDTTSTALHWIMANLVKYPDVQRRLVQEIREFMGGDGVVEKEEVKEEDLHKLRYLKCVVLEGLRRHPPGHFVLPHAVSDDVVLNGYLVPKNGTVNFMVAEMGLDPRVWEDPMEFKPERFLKDETFDITGSKEIKMMPFGAGRRICPGYNLALLHLEYFVANLVWNFDWKVPEGGHVDLSEKFEFTVVMKNPLQVHISHRI; this is encoded by the coding sequence ATGGAAACATGGTTCATCGTCCTCATTACTCTTTGCATCATCTTCCTCGTCAAAGCCATTCTCTCCTCCTTCACAACCACCGTACCCCTCCCTCCCAGCCCACCACACATCCCCATCATCACAAGCATACAATGGCTccgaaaatcattttcccaactTGAACCTTTTCTCAAAACTCTCCATGCCAAACATGGTCCTATCATCAATCTTAATATCGGCTCCAGACCTTCCATTTACATCTCCGACCGTGCTCTGGCCCACCACGCCCTCGTTCAAAATTCATCTCTCTTCTCCGATCGTCCTAAAGCACTTCCCAGTCACAAACTCATATCTAGCAACCAGCACAACATCAGCGCCGCTTTTTATGGCCCAACATGGTGTACCCTCCGTCGTAACCTCGCCTCTGAGATGCTTCATCCATCCAAGATCAAATCATTCTCTGAAATTCGGAAGTGGGTTCTACACACTCTCATCAACCGTCTCAAAATTGCATCAGAATCTACAGATTATGTTACAGTTATTCCACACTTTCATTATGCTATGTTCTGTTTActtgtttttatgtgttttgGTGAAAGAGTTAACgatgaaaaaattaatgatattgaGCGTGTACAAAGGACACTTTTGTTGAAGGTTAGCAGATTCAATATACTGCATTTCTGGCCAAAAGTTGCATGGATTTTGTTGCGTAAACAATGGGAGGAATTGTTGATGTTGCGTAGAGATCAAGAAGATGTTTTGCTTCCGCTGATAAGAGGGAGGAAGCAAGTTAAGGAGACTAAATTGAACAATGCTAATACTGTTGTTTCCTACGTGGATACACTTTTGGAGTTGGAGTTGCCAATGGAAAAACGGAAGTTGACTGAGGATGAAATGGTTAGTCTTTGTTCGGAGTTTTTGAATGCTGGTACAGATACTACTTCCACCGCTTTGCATTGGATTATGGCGAATTTGGTGAAGTACCCGGACGTTCAAAGGAGGCTTGTGCAGGAGATTAGGGAGTTCATGGGTGGTGATGGTGTTGTAGAGAAGGAGGAAGTGAAAGAGGAAGACTTGCATAAACTTCGGTATTTGAAGTGTGTGGTTTTGGAAGGGTTGAGGCGTCATCCACCAGGGCATTTTGTGTTGCCTCATGCAGTGAGCGATGATGTGGTTTTGAATGGTTATTTGGTGCCTAAAAATGGGACGGTGAATTTCATGGTGGCAGAGATGGGGTTGGATCCTCGTGTTTGGGAGGATCCAATGGAGTTTAAGCCAGAAAGGTTTTTGAAGGATGAGACTTTTGATATTACAGGGAGTAAAGAGATCAAGATGATGCCGTTTGGAGCTGGTAGGAGAATTTGTCCGGGATATAATTTAGCTTTACTCCATTTGGAATATTTTGTGGCTAATTTGGTTTGGAATTTCGATTGGAAGGTTCCGGAGGGTGGCCATGTCGATTTGTCAGAAAAATTTGAATTCACCGTGGTGATGAAAAATCCATTGCAAGTTCATATTTCTCATAGAATATAG
- the LOC11424225 gene encoding cytochrome P450 89A2 gives METWFIALVSLCIIFLIRATLSSISTTKKTTATLPPGPPHIPIITSIQWLRKSFAQLEPFLRTLHAKHGPIINLNIGSRPSIFIADRALAHHALVQNSSVFSDRPKALPTNKLMSSNQHNISSAFYGPTWRTLRRNLASEMLHPSKIKSFSEIRKWVLQTLINRLKTASESEDSVTVVSHFRYAVFCLLVFMCFGERVNDEKINDIERVQRTILLNFSRFNILNFWPKVTRILLRKRWDELAKLLKDQEDVLLPLIRARKHVKESRLNNINTVVSYVDTLMELELPQEKRKLSEDEMISLCSEFLNGGTDTTSTALQWIMANLVKYPDVQGKLVEEITEVMGGDDAGEKEEVKEEDLHKLRYLKCVVLEGLRRHPPGHFVLPHAVSEDVVLNGYLVPKDGTVNFMVAEMGLDPRVWEDPMEFKPERFLKDETFDITGSKEIKMMPFGAGRRICPGYNLALLHLEYFVANLVWNFDWKVPEGGRVDLSEKQEFTMVMKNPLQAHISPRI, from the coding sequence ATGGAAACATGGTTCATCGCACTTGTTTCTCTCTGCATCATCTTCCTCATCAGAGCCACCCTTTCATCCATTTCCACCACCAAGAAAACCACCGCAACCCTCCCCCCTGGTCCACCACATATACCAATCATCACAAGCATCCAATGGCTTCGAAAATCATTCGCCCAGCTTGAACCTTTTCTCAGAACTCTTCATGCCAAACATGGTCCTATCATCAATCTTAATATCGGTTCTCGACCTTCCATTTTCATCGCCGACCGTGCTCTGGCCCACCACGCTCTCGTTCAAAACTCCTCCGTCTTCTCTGATCGTCCTAAAGCACTTCCCACTAACAAACTCATGTCCAGCAACCAGCACAATATCAGCTCCGCTTTTTATGGACCAACATGGCGTACTCTCCGTCGTAACCTCGCCTCCGAGATGCTTCATCCATCTAAGATCAAATCATTCTCTGAAATTCGGAAGTGGGTTCTGCAGACTCTCATCAACCGTCTCAAAACTGCATCGGAATCTGAGGATTCTGTTACGGTCGTTTCTCACTTTCGTTATGCTGTATTTTGTTTActtgtttttatgtgttttgGTGAAAGAGTTAACGATGAGAAAATTAACGATATTGAGCGTGTACAAAGGACGATTCTGTTGAATTTTAGCAGATTTAATATACTGAATTTCTGGCCGAAAGTTACAAGGATTTTGTTGCGTAAACGATGGGATGAGTTGGCGAAGTTGCTTAAAGATCAAGAAGATGTTCTGCTTCCGCTGATAAGAGCGAGGAAGCATGTTAAGGAGAGTAGATTGAACAATATTAATACTGTTGTTTCGTATGTAGATACTCTTATGGAGTTGGAGTTGCCTCAGGAGAAACGGAAATTGAGTGAGGATGAAATGATTAGTCTTTGTTCGGAGTTTTTGAACGGTGGCACGGATACTACTTCCACCGCTTTGCAATGGATTATGGCGAATTTGGTGAAGTACCCGGACGTTCAGGGGAAGCTTGTGGAGGAGATTACAGAGGTGATGGGTGGCGATGATGCTGGAGAGAAGGAGGAAGTGAAAGAGGAAGACTTGCATAAACTTCGGTATTTGAAGTGCGTGGTTTTGGAAGGGTTGAGGCGTCATCCACCAGGGCATTTCGTGTTGCCTCACGCAGTGAGCGAGGATGTGGTTTTGAATGGTTATTTGGTGCCTAAAGATGGGACGGTGAATTTTATGGTTGCAGAGATGGGGTTGGACCCTCGTGTTTGGGAGGATCCAATGGAATTTAAGCCAGAAAGGTTTTTGAAGGATGAGACTTTTGACATTACAGGAAGTAAAGAGATAAagatgatgccatttggagctGGGAGGAGAATTTGTCCTGGATATAATTTAGCTTTGCTTCATTTGGAATATTTTGTGGCTAATTTGGTTTGGAATTTCGATTGGAAGGTTCCCGAGGGTGGTCGCGTTGATTTGTCAGAGAAACAGGAATTCACTATGGTCATGAAAAATCCATTGCAGGCTCATATTTCTCCAAGGATCTAG